The following nucleotide sequence is from Microbulbifer sp. A4B17.
AAGCCCTCCTAGAGCAAGGCCACGAAATTTATCGAGTGTTTTTCTACTGCGACGGCGTACAAAACAGCAATGCTATTGCCGCCCCTCCCCAGGACGAAACTGACCTGACTTCAGAGTGGCAGGCACTGGGCCACCAGCACCAATTGGACTTGGTAGTTTGTATTGCCGCTGCGCAACGGCGCGGTGTGCTGAATCAGCGAGAGGCCGAGCGCCTGGAAAGACCCGCCGCCAACTTGGCAGAGGGTTTTGAGCTGGCGGGCCTCGGCCAACTAACCGACGCTGTCGCCAACTCCGACCGCCTGATTACCTTTGGAGGTTGAGCATGAGTACTAAATCATTGGCCCTATGCCGCACCGCCCCCTACGGCAATGCCCTGGCGCGGGAAGGTATCGAAGCCGTACTGGCAGCGGCGGCGATGGAACAGGACATGGACCTGCTATTTCTCGGCGATGGGGTATTCCAATTGCTGGACCAGCAATCACCTGCGGATATCGGCCAGAAAAGCCTGCGACGCAATTTGCAGGCTCTGCCGATTTTTGGCATTGAGCAGTTTTTTGTTTGTGAGAAAAGCCTCGCTGAACGCAATATCACCCTGGAGCAGATCCAGGTTGCCGGCGCAGAGACTAAAGCCGTAAAAGATACCGGTTCACTGATCGCCGCCTACCCCACCGTATTGAGCTTCTGATATGACTTTGCATATTGTCAGCAAATCCCCCTATACCAGCAGTGCCCTTAAGGAATGCCTCGGTGCTTTTGCCCAGGATGACTCGCTCCTGCTTATTGAGGATGGTGTCTATGCGCTGAGGCACGAGGCTCTGGAAACAGTGCCAAGCACCCAAATTTTCTGCCTTGAAGAGGACGTTGCTGCCCGGGGCCAGCAGAAACTTGCAGCAAACATGGATAGAGTGGAAATGATCGATGATGCTCGCTGGGTACAGCTCTGTACCCAGCATCAACCCATAGTCAGTTGGTTTCGGTAACAAAAAATGAGCAACCTAGTAGTCAATGGCCAGGAAATACCCTTGGACAAAGAGGGTTATCTGCGCAACCTCAGCGACTGGAGCCGAGACGCCGCCCTTCAATTAGCCAATGCTGAGGACATCGAATTAACCGAGGAACACTGGCAAGTAATTGAGCTGTTGCAAGAATTCTACCGCGAGTTTGAACTCTCCCCCGCTATGCGCCCGC
It contains:
- the tusC gene encoding sulfurtransferase complex subunit TusC — its product is MSTKSLALCRTAPYGNALAREGIEAVLAAAAMEQDMDLLFLGDGVFQLLDQQSPADIGQKSLRRNLQALPIFGIEQFFVCEKSLAERNITLEQIQVAGAETKAVKDTGSLIAAYPTVLSF
- a CDS encoding TusE/DsrC/DsvC family sulfur relay protein produces the protein MSNLVVNGQEIPLDKEGYLRNLSDWSRDAALQLANAEDIELTEEHWQVIELLQEFYREFELSPAMRPLVKYIGQHLGAEKGRSIYLMQLFPPSPAKVASKIAGLPKPTNCL
- the tusB gene encoding sulfurtransferase complex subunit TusB, producing MTLHIVSKSPYTSSALKECLGAFAQDDSLLLIEDGVYALRHEALETVPSTQIFCLEEDVAARGQQKLAANMDRVEMIDDARWVQLCTQHQPIVSWFR
- the tusD gene encoding sulfurtransferase complex subunit TusD, with amino-acid sequence MKFSLAIYSAPHSTQSSSSALRFAKALLEQGHEIYRVFFYCDGVQNSNAIAAPPQDETDLTSEWQALGHQHQLDLVVCIAAAQRRGVLNQREAERLERPAANLAEGFELAGLGQLTDAVANSDRLITFGG